A region from the Silene latifolia isolate original U9 population chromosome 7, ASM4854445v1, whole genome shotgun sequence genome encodes:
- the LOC141590613 gene encoding F-box protein SKIP19-like, whose amino-acid sequence MACDDEALAIAGNMPELRCLQLIGNGLTDVGLTTILDGCPRLESLDLRACFHIELEGNLGNRLLEQIKDLCNKITPMENPDPPVEEVRNWLELPCDLMLMILMKVGPFDILESAQFVCKVWYTLCIEPVLWRTIHIQNVKDPHMVLKYEKMMFNAVNRSAGGLIDVSIEGFGSDQLCSYIASQSRQLKRLRLANCDTILSENVFVKALEKLSSLEELELTLWDFEYAEPISVIKSCHSLITTFKFNNLCSTSPYQPSDNEALAIAASMPQLRHLQLIGNNMTNVGLTAILDSCPRLQSLDLRACYYLDLEEDLGKRLSEQIKDLRHPYDSTEDYNFPTTDNDPYDYWQYDSNHNDYSATEPDYIDDNDYDYWPC is encoded by the exons ATGGCATGCGATGACGAGGCACTAGCAATTGCAGGAAACATGCCTGAATTACGCTGTCTTCAGCTTATTGGAAATGGCTTGACGGATGTTGGTCTTACGACAATTCTTGATGGGTGTCCACGTCTTGAATCTCTTGACCTGCGTGCATGTTTCCACATTGAGCTGGAGGGAAATCTAGGGAACAGATTATTGGAACAAATCAAGGATCTCTG TAATAAAATAACACCAATGGAGAATCCAGATCCACCAGTCGAAGAAGTCAGAAACTGGTTAGAATTACCGTGTGACTTAATGCTGATGATTCTCATGAAAGTAGGGCCGTTCGATATCCTTGAGTCCGCTCAGTTTGTGTGCAAAGTCTGGTACACTTTGTGCATAGAACCCGTCTTGTGGCGAACAATCCATATTCAGAACGTCAAGGATCCTCATATGGTGCTTAAGTACGAGAAGATGATGTTCAATGCTGTCAATCGTAGTGCTGGTGGTTTAATTGATGTTAGTATCGAGGGTTTTGGTTCTGATCAGCTTTGCTCATACATCGCGTCTCA ATCGAGGCAACTTAAACGCCTACGACTTGCGAATTGTGATACGATATTATCTGAGAACGTATTTGTGAAAGCACTCGAAAAGTTATCATCTCTGGAAGAACTTGAACTTACTCTGTGGGACTTTGAATATGCTGAACCAATTTCTGTCATTAAATCTTGTCACTCCCTGATTACTACATTCAAATTTAACAATCTGTGTTCAACAAGTCCATATCAGCCAAGTGATAATGAGGCACTGGCAATTGCAGCAAGCATGCCTCAACTGCGCCATCTTCAGCTAATCGGAAATAATATGACAAATGTTGGTCTAACAGCAATCCTTGATTCATGTCCTCGCCTTCAATCCCTTGACTTACGCGCATGCTACTATTTGGATCTTGAAGAAGATTTAGGGAAGAGATTATCAGAACAGATCAAGGACTTACGACATCCATATGACTCGACTGAGGACTATAACTTTCCTACCACCGACAATGATCCTTATGATTACTGGCAATACGACTCTAATCATAACGACTATTCTGCTACTGAACCCGACTATATTGATGATAATGATTATGATTACTGGCCATGCTGA
- the LOC141590612 gene encoding F-box protein SKIP19-like, which produces MSSNLTSDEIAPMENQNVPVEQVRNWLALPCDLMLLILMKVGSFGILESAQFVCKVWYTLCKEPVLWRIIHIRNIEFDPDMLLVYEKMVFNAIDRSAGGLIGLSIEGFGSDELCSYIPSQSSQLKHLRLANCNDISFDKALVEALKKLSSLEELELTLCDFEKGAPVSVINSCPCLTTFKFNNLGSKSPYVNNDEEALAIAASMPQLRHLQLIGNNMTNVGLTAILDSCLRLQSIDLRACYHLDLEGDLGKRLSEQIKDLRHPYDSTQDYNFPTTEDDHDDRYHDYWQYVSKYLDCFYPEPDSCDVYHSYDY; this is translated from the exons ATGTCGTCAAATTTAACCAGTGATGAAATAGCTCCAATGGAGAACCAAAATGTGCCTGTCGAACAAGTCAGAAATTGGTTAGCATTACCGTGTGACTTGATGTTGTTGATTCTGATGAAAGTAGGGTCGTTTGGTATCCTTGAGTCTGCTCAGTTTGTGTGCAAAGTGTGGTACACTTTGTGCAAAGAACCCGTCCTGTGGCGCATTATCCATATTCGGAACATTGAGTTCGATCCTGATATGTTGCTTGTGTACGAGAAGATGGTGTTCAATGCTATTGATCGTAGTGCGGGTGGTTTAATCGGTCTTAGTATTGAGGGTTTTGGCTCTGATGAGCTTTGCTCATACATCCCATCTCA ATCGAGCCAACTTAAACACCTTCGGCTTGCGAATTGCAATGACATATCATTTGATAAGGCATTGGTAGAAGCACTTAAAAAGCTATCATCTCTAGAAGAACTTGAACTTACTCTCTGCGACTTTGAAAAAGGGGCGCCAGTTTCCGTCATTAACTCTTGCCCCTGCCTTACTACATTCAAATTCAACAATCTAGGTTCAAAAAGTCCATATGTTAACAATGATGAAGAGGCATTGGCAATAGCAGCAAGCATGCCTCAATTGCGCCATCTTCAGCTAATCGGAAATAATATGACAAATGTTGGTCTAACAGCAATCCTTGATTCATGTCTTCGCCTTCAATCCATTGACTTACGCGCATGCTACCATTTGGATCTTGAAGGAGATTTAGGGAAGAGATTATCTGAACAAATCAAGGACTTACGGCATCCATATGACTCAACTCAGGACTATAACTTTCCTACCACTGAAGATGATCATGATGATAGATACCATGATTACTGGCAGTACGTCTCTAAATATTTAGACTGTTTTTATCCTGAACCTGActcttgtgatgtttatcattcTTACGATTACTGA